The following are encoded in a window of Syngnathus scovelli strain Florida chromosome 4, RoL_Ssco_1.2, whole genome shotgun sequence genomic DNA:
- the LOC125966788 gene encoding myoblast determination protein 1 homolog 2 translates to MDMYDLSLPLSSADELYEDPFFNSGDMKFFDDLDRKLNSAETPRLQDLDNNHFNHQVPVAEKEDKHVRAPRDLHQGGDCLLWACKACKKKTSHEDRRKAATMRERRRLSKVNDAFETLKRCSASNPNQRLPKVEILRNAIDYIESLQALLRSTRDDSFYPVLEHFSADENASSPHSNCSDGMANFSSPCSTRSENSDAPYCAQTTDSSTKSAPSLLSSLDCLTSIVERINTDQAMTSLGDSVVPVAIQFFKLV, encoded by the exons ATGGATATGTATGACCTTTCCTTGCCTCTTTCTTCGGCCGATGAGCTCTACGAAGACCCTTTCTTCAACAGCGGGGACATGAAGTTTTTTGACGACCTGGATCGCAAACTAAATAGTGCTGAGACGCCCAGATTGCAAGACCTTGATAATAACCATTTCAATCATCAAGTTCCAGTGGCAGAAAAGGAAGACAAGCATGTGAGGGCTCCGCGAGACCTCCACCAGGGAGGTGACTGTCTCCTATGGGCCTGCAAAGCATGCAAGAAAAAGACATCACATGAAGACAGGCGAAAAGCAGCAACAATGAGGGAAAGGCGACGTCTCAGCAAGGTCAATGACGCCTTTGAGACACTAAAACGCTGCTCGGCCTCCAACCCCAACCAGAGGCTGCCCAAGGTGGAGATCCTCAGAAATGCCATCGACTACATCGAGTCTTTGCAGGCTCTGCTGAGGTCAACCAGGGATGACAGCTTCTACCCAGTGCTTGAACACTTCAGTGCAGATGAGAATGCCTCCAGCCCCCACTCCAACTGCTCTGATGGCATG GCGAATTTCTCCTCGCCGTGCTCGACCAGAAGTGAAAACAGTGACGCGCCTTACTGTGCTCAGACAACAGACA GTTCTACCAAGAGCGCACCATCACTGCTTTCCAGTTTGGACTGTTTAACCAGCATTGTGGAACGCATCAACACAGACCAGGCAATGACCTCCCTGGGCGATAGCGTGGTCCCCGTGGCCATCCAGTTCTTCAAGCTTGTCTGA